In Rhodococcus pseudokoreensis, the DNA window TGCGGCAGGTCGAGCGGATGCGATTGCGTCGGCGCCGGCTGGACGACGGCGATGCGGGCGCCGTCCGGAATCGCGTCGACGGAGCAGATGGTTCCGAAGATGCCGAGGCCGCCGAACAATGCCAGCAGGCCGTAGGCCAGGAACGTCGACGTTCGTTCGACAGCTGATCGTGGTTCGCCCTCCAGTGCCATCGTGGTGCGCCGCGCGTACACGGCCCTTCGTTCTCGGGGATTTCGGCTGAGTTCCACCATGTGGCCCTTCTTCGCATGATCGGTCGTGCGGATGGTGTCGGGTCGACGCTTACGAGTCTGTCGCGGCGGCGGCCGGGTGTCGCTTCCCCCAGGGATGGAATGCACTCCACCCAGGGTTGGACGGCCCGGCGCGAGTGGTTATGATCCGGACCACACCATGTGTACGCAGAGCGGAGATTATGTCCGCTATGCGTACATCGTGAGCATCGCCCGAGCAGGAAGGCCTCATGACGACCACCGAGGAACCGACCCGCAGCGAAGACGCGCAGACGCGCCCCCCTCGCTTCGAACGACCGCCGTGGCCGCCCGCCGGCCCCCGCCGCCTGCTCCGCGACCTCGGTGGCGCCTACGCCGCCAACGGGCTGATCGGGCTGATCTTCTCCGCGACCGGTCCCGTGGCCGTCATCCTGGCCGCCGGTTCCGCGGGCGGACTGTCGCCCGGGCAGATGGCGTCGTGGATCTTCGGCGTCTTCTTCCTCAACGGCATCCTCACCGTCCTCGCCAGCTGGCTGTACCGTCAGCCGCTCGCGTTCTTCTGGACGATCCCCGGGACGATCATCGTCGGCGGCTCGCTCACCCACCTGTCGTGGCCGGAGGTGCTCGGGGCGTTCCTCGTGACCGGACTCCTGATCCTCGCCCTCGGCCTGACCGGGCGGGTGCGCCAGGTCATGGCGATGCTCCCGATGCCGATCGTCATGGCCATGGTCGCCGGCGTCTTCCTGAAGTTCGGGACCGACCTCGTTCACGCCGTGGGAACCGATGCGGCCGTGGCCGTTCCGATGGTCGTCGCCTTCGTCCTCCTCGCGTCCCGCGCCGCGCTCGGCCGGTGGATGCCCCCTATCCTCGGCGCGCTGCTCGTCGGGGCGACCGCGGTCGCGGTGACGGGCCGCTTCCACCCCACCGGCGCGGGCACACCGTGGATCGCGGCGCCGATGTTCCAGGCCCCGCAGTTCACCTGGCAGGCGATCACCGAACTGGTCGTCCCGCTGGCGATCACGGTCATCGTCGTGCAGAACGGCCAGGGTGCGGCCGTGCTGACGTCCGCAGGCCACAAGCCGCCCATGAACGTCGGCACCGTGCTGTGCGGGATCTGGTCGCTTGCCACCGCCGCCGTCGGTGCCGTGTCGACGTGCCTGACGGGGCCGACCAACGCCCTGCTGGTGGCGTCGGGGCAGCGCACCCGCCAGTACACGGCGGCCGTCGTCTGCGGACTGCTCGCCGTGGTCGTCGGCCTGTTCGCCCCGCTGTTCGTTCAGCTGATGCTGGCCACCCCGGCCGCGTTCGTCGCGACGCTCGGCGGCCTGGCGATGCTCCGGGCCCTGCAGGGGTCGTTCGTCGCGGCGTTCGGCTCCCGATACACGCTCGGTGCGCTCGTGACGTTTCTCGTGACCGTCTCGAACGTGCAGTTCCTCAACATCGGCGCGGCCTTCTGGGGACTGATCGCCGGACTGCTCGTGTCCCGGGTGATGGAACCGGGTGATTTCCGGAAGGGATGACCGGTCACCGTCCCCGCCGCCACCACCGCCTGACCGCCGGGGGCGGGTCCGGTACCGGCTCCGGTTGTGATTTCGGGGGCGCTGTCTGCTGAGGCTTCCGCACGTACTGCTTCTGCTGCCGCCACGTCGCGACGACCTCGTCCGCGTCGACCGGGCTCACCGGAATCCTCGGACCGGACGGCGCCCGCAACCACTCGACGATCTGCAGGTTGAGCTGCGCCACCACGTCCCGCACTGCCTGCTCGGACGGGATTCCACGGATCGTGTCGGGCAGCCGCTCGATCTCCTTGCGCAGCTGCAGCGGCGTGGGGAGCAACGAGTCGGTGGGCAAATTCTCGCGCCGCAGGTAGTTCTTCACCCACCACAGTTCGTCGTCGACGTCGCCCGCCGGAATCGGTTTGCCCGCGCCGGGGAGATCGTCGAAGTCGCCGCGCTCCTGAGCGAGCCGGATCTGCTTGTCGATCCAGCTCTCGAAGCTCACCCCGGGAGGTTTGCGCTCGGTCACGCACGCCATTGTTCCAAAACCTGCTTCAGCCTGCCGGGGGCTCGGCTCCCGTGTAGAACGCGGTGGTCCGATCGCCTGCCGCGGTCGCCGCGGCTTCCGGAGTCCCGAACGCGATGCTCGCGTCCCGCCACCGCTCGCTGCTCGCGGTGATGAACTCCTTGCCTTCCTCGCTCGCCGACCAGGCCTCGCTCTCCTTCGGGTCCATCGACTTCCCCGTCCCCAGATACAGGAACAGCCCCAGAACCCCGAGTTCCCAGCCGACGCCGGTCGCGCCGGGCCCGTATTCGTCCCAGAACTTGTCGTCGACGTGCGCCGTGTGCCGAAGCTCGAAGCGGGTGCCCCCGGCCGGATCCGCGGTGACGGACACGTCGATCCAGCTGACGTCGCCGCCGTACTCCCAGGTCGCGGTGAATCCGTTCGGCGGATCACACGTGAGGATCTCGCCGCCGGCGTTGCCTTCCAGCTGGTAGCGACCGTGCAGCCGCAGGTCGCCCGTCACCGGCATGAACCACCGCGGGATCCGCTCGGCGGTGGTGCAGGCCTCCCACATTTCCTCCACCGTGGCGTCGTAGGTGCGTCCGATCGTCACGATGCGGGCCTCGCCCGCCTCGAGCGTCCGGCTGCCCACCGACCGGCGTACCGCGTTGATCTGTTCCGTCACTTCGATCATCGATCGCTCCCTTGCTTCGGGTCTGTGCCGTCCTCGCCCGACAGTCGTTGCTCGCGTCGCCCGCGCGCGATCTCCGTGGCCAGCGCGTCGAGCCGCGGCGTCCAGAACCGCCGGAACTGGCCGAGCCACGCGTCGATGTCGCGGAGCGGTTCGGTCTCCACCGCATACAGCCTTCGCGGTCCGTCGCTCCGGACGGTGGCGAAACCGTTCTCCCGCAGAACCTTCAGATGTTGCGACACGGCGGGTTGCGAGATGCCGAACTCGGCACGGATGACGTCGCTGACCGCACCGGACGTCTTCTCGTCGTCCGCGATCAGCTCGAGGATCCGGCGTCGGACCGGATCGCCGAGTACGTCGAAGGCGTGCATGTCGATCATATTTCATCCTTCGCTTATATAAGTCAAGACGCAAATGATTGCCCATCACTTGCCAAGGCGCTCCACTCCTTTTACTGTGACATCACGTCTCAGTTAAATGGACTGACGGCGAAGGTTCCGTATCCATTCAGGGAAGCGACCATGACAGCGACCACCTCCGAGCACGCCGCAGCGCACGAGAGCAGCGGAGACGAGCGGCACGTGCGCGTCGTCGTGGTCGGCGCCGGCCTGTCGGGGATCGCGGCCGCGGTCAAACTCGAACGCGCGGGCATCACGGACTTCGCCGTCCTGGAGAAGTCCGATCGTGTCGGCGGCGTGTGGCGCGAGAACACGTACCCCGGGTGCGGTGTCGACATTCCCGCACCGGTGTACTCGTTCTCGTTCAACCCCAACCCGGGATGGCGCAGCAACTTCGCACTCCAGCCGGAACTTCTGTCCTACATCGAGGACACCGTCGCCGAGTTCGACGTGCAGTCCAGGATCTCGATGCAGACCGAACTCCACGAAGCAGTGTGGTCCGACGAGCGCCGACGCTGGATTCTCGACACCAGTCGCGGCACGATCGTCGCCCAGCACGTGATCTTCGCGGCGGGACCCATCACCGAACCCAGCACTCCCGCGGTACCCGGCATCGACGGTTTCGGCGGCGACATCTTCCACTCGGCCCGCTGGAACCACGACGTCGATCTCACGGGAAAGCGTGTCGCGGTCGTCGGC includes these proteins:
- a CDS encoding benzoate/H(+) symporter BenE family transporter yields the protein MTTTEEPTRSEDAQTRPPRFERPPWPPAGPRRLLRDLGGAYAANGLIGLIFSATGPVAVILAAGSAGGLSPGQMASWIFGVFFLNGILTVLASWLYRQPLAFFWTIPGTIIVGGSLTHLSWPEVLGAFLVTGLLILALGLTGRVRQVMAMLPMPIVMAMVAGVFLKFGTDLVHAVGTDAAVAVPMVVAFVLLASRAALGRWMPPILGALLVGATAVAVTGRFHPTGAGTPWIAAPMFQAPQFTWQAITELVVPLAITVIVVQNGQGAAVLTSAGHKPPMNVGTVLCGIWSLATAAVGAVSTCLTGPTNALLVASGQRTRQYTAAVVCGLLAVVVGLFAPLFVQLMLATPAAFVATLGGLAMLRALQGSFVAAFGSRYTLGALVTFLVTVSNVQFLNIGAAFWGLIAGLLVSRVMEPGDFRKG
- a CDS encoding DUF1992 domain-containing protein, yielding MACVTERKPPGVSFESWIDKQIRLAQERGDFDDLPGAGKPIPAGDVDDELWWVKNYLRRENLPTDSLLPTPLQLRKEIERLPDTIRGIPSEQAVRDVVAQLNLQIVEWLRAPSGPRIPVSPVDADEVVATWRQQKQYVRKPQQTAPPKSQPEPVPDPPPAVRRWWRRGR
- a CDS encoding SRPBCC family protein encodes the protein MIEVTEQINAVRRSVGSRTLEAGEARIVTIGRTYDATVEEMWEACTTAERIPRWFMPVTGDLRLHGRYQLEGNAGGEILTCDPPNGFTATWEYGGDVSWIDVSVTADPAGGTRFELRHTAHVDDKFWDEYGPGATGVGWELGVLGLFLYLGTGKSMDPKESEAWSASEEGKEFITASSERWRDASIAFGTPEAAATAAGDRTTAFYTGAEPPAG
- a CDS encoding ArsR/SmtB family transcription factor; protein product: MHAFDVLGDPVRRRILELIADDEKTSGAVSDVIRAEFGISQPAVSQHLKVLRENGFATVRSDGPRRLYAVETEPLRDIDAWLGQFRRFWTPRLDALATEIARGRREQRLSGEDGTDPKQGSDR